In Arachis hypogaea cultivar Tifrunner chromosome 17, arahy.Tifrunner.gnm2.J5K5, whole genome shotgun sequence, a single window of DNA contains:
- the LOC112767306 gene encoding WEB family protein At1g75720: protein MMKNREEGVTAVRNAEIDTRAPFTSVKEAVSLFGDKVLAGHVYANTTYLKHQSGEKESYWKIGEVAAELKETRENLERAKEESMLMAHCLSSLQEELERTKRELQQLKQMSETEKHVDVHPPPPPVDDEIEEDVKFVENLTTFQVKSSRFEDEFQKKRYVTFANPPSESRHHVMLQPPPEKLERHPSLRRNTKKKSFIPLIGAIFSRKNPTQH, encoded by the exons ATGATGAAGAATAGGGAAGAGGGTGTAACGGCGGTGAGAAATGCAGAGATAGATACAAGGGCGCCTTTCACGTCTGTCAAGGAAGCTGTCTCATTGTTCGGTGACAAAGTTCTCGCTGGACACGTCTATGCTAATACAACCTACCTTAAACACCAG AGTGGAGAGAAGGAAAGTTATTGGAAGATCGGGGAGGTTGCGGCAGAGCTAAAGGAAACGCGAGAAAACTTGGAGAGAGCAAAAGAGGAAAGCATGTTAATGGCGCATTGTCTTTCTTCTCTTCAGGAAGAGCTAGAACGCACCAAGCGAGAGCTGCAACAACTGAAGCAAATGAGTGAAACAGAAAAGCATGTTGATGttcatccaccaccaccaccagtagATGATGAGATTGAAGAAGACGTCAAGTTTGTTGAGAACTTAACCACTTTTCAAGTTAAGAGTTCGAGGTTCGAGGATGAGTTCCAGAAGAAGAGGTACGTCACCTTCGCCAATCCACCCTCAGAGTCTCGTCATCATGTGATGCTGCAGCCTCCTCCTGAAAAGTTGGAAAGGCATCCTTCTCTTAGGAGGAACACCAAGAAGAAGTCCTTCATTCCACTCATTGGTGCTATCTTTTCAAGGAAAAACCCAACCCAACATTAA